In Chrysiogenia bacterium, a single window of DNA contains:
- a CDS encoding rubredoxin, which produces MKKYECIVCGYIYDEELGDPDGGIAPGTRWEDLPEDWTCPECGVSKDDFELLEEGAA; this is translated from the coding sequence ATGAAGAAATATGAATGCATCGTGTGCGGGTATATCTACGATGAAGAACTTGGCGATCCCGACGGCGGCATCGCGCCGGGCACCCGGTGGGAAGACCTCCCCGAGGACTGGACCTGCCCCGAGTGCGGGGTGAGCAAGGACGACTTCGAGCTACTCGAAGAGGGGGCGGCCTGA